GCCGGTTGAGTCGCACGTTGTCCGGAAAGGACTTCAATGTGGTAGCCGCTGTGCGCCATCCGTTTGTTTTTATCGATGTGCTTAAACATGATGATGCCATTTTGCTGACGCCCTCCGTTGGACTCACCATGGGGACCGCCAATTATTACAGTAACCTGAAATCCTTTCAATATATCTCCCGTTCCCCCAAGCTGCATTCAGAGTGGAATAAGCATCCATGGCGTGATGCCGACGGGCCACCAGTGAATGATCCTGCGAAACAGGCGTTCATGAATGCACAGACTAAAACGGGTTTTGAAATGAGGGCGGTAGACCTTACCGTCAATGCTTCCTATGTCATTGGTAAACTGACCATTTCTCCGTCCTATACCGTTTTCAAACCTTTTCAGGGTGATGATAAAAGTCTGATCGGTTACTTCACCGCAAGACTGGGGCTTACGTTTAAATAATTACACTTCTCCACACGTTATTGAATTTTATATTTATTATTTGCGCATTTCCATGTGTTAATAAAAATAGCACACATTTTGCTATTTGTTGGCTAGGGGTATGCTTTGTGAGGAACGTTATATTATTCGGGACAGAAAAGCCTTTAATTCAAACATATATTATCACCTCTTTTGAAAAAATAATAACTATATGAAAAAACTGTTTCTCGCTATCGCGGTATTAAGTGTGACTGCTGTTTCCACTGTAAATGCACAAACAAGATTCTTAAGATTCGGTATTAAAGGGGGCGCAAACCTGGGGAAACTGGATGGCCAGGGATACAAGGACGGCTTTAATCTCGGTTACCACCTGGGTGGCTTTGCACAGGTAAATCTCTCACAGGCTTTTGGTGTACAGGGTGAATTGATCTTCTCTTCTTCCACTGTAAAAACAACCAACGATTTCAACCAGGTGATCAACCCGGAAAACCTGAACGATCCATCGAACAATGACAAAAAAATTAAGCTGAACTATCTGAGTATTCCGATCCTGGCAAACATTTCCCTGGGTACTCCCCGTGTGAAACTGCAGGTAGGTCCGCAGTTCAGTGCACTGGTTAGCGACAAGAACGTGATCAAAGGTGCGGAAGATGCATTCAAAGGTACTGACGTTTCCGGCGTAGCTGGTCTGTGGTTCCAGCTGCCGATCGTTAATATCAGCGCCCGTTACGTAGTTGGCTTCACTGACGTGAAAGGCATTAACACCGTAACTGATCGTGGTAACTGGAAAAACCAGGCCATCCAGCTGGGTGTAGGTGTGACCTTATAATCAAAAACAGTCAGATCATATTGAAAGTCGTCCGCCAAAGGCGCGACGACTTTTTTAATTTTATCATTTTGGGTTCGTGGCATTATACTTGACAATATACCTATGCTTATAAAAAAGAAAGGAAAAGTGGTCGCAGGCTGACAATTTGACCGCTTTCCTATTTAAACTACGCAGATGAATAAATTCTATTTTGCAAACTCGGAAGAAGAGATGGAGTTCATGCCCATTATACCTTTAAATGAAGAGACTGATGGGCTGGAAGACGAGAACATACCTGATGAACTGGCGTTATTGCCACTTAGAAATACAGTACTTTTTCCTGGTGTAGTATTGCCGATCACTGTTGGCAGAGATAAATCCATAAAGGCAGTGAATGATGCCTATAAGGCAGATAAGCTGATCGGTGTTGTTGCGCAGAAAGATAGTACCGTCGAGGATCCAAACCTCGTTGATCTTACCAATGTCGGCACCGTAGCCCGCATTGTCAAATTAATAAAAATGCCGGATGGTGGCACTACCATCATTATCCAGGGACGTAAACGTTTTAAGATCAGTGAAATAGTAGCGGAAGAACCTTACTTTAAGGCTAAGATCGAACTGCTGCAGGATGAAATCGTTACAGATGATCCTGAGTTTGACGCTTACATCTCCTCTATCAAAGACCTGGCGGGCCAGATCATTCAACTGTCACCCAACCTGCCATCTGAAGCCAGCATCATTTTAAAGAACATTGAAAATGAATCTTTCCTGGTGCACTTTGTGTCTTCAAACCTGAACTGTGACCTGAAAGACAAACAGCAGCTGCTGGAGATCAACAACCTGCGCACCCGTGCGGAATTATTACTGAAACTCCTGCAGGTGGAATTACAGCTTGCAGAACTCAAAAATAAGATCACCAACAAGACCAAGGCCGACCTTGATAAACAGCAACGGGAATACTTCCTGCAGCAACAGCTGAAATCCATCAAGGAAGAACTGGGTGGTGATAGCAACGACCGTGAGGTGAAGGAACTCCAGCGTAAAGCAGAGTCTAAGAAATGGACAGAAGCAGCAGCTGAACTGTTCCGTAAGGGCATTGAGAAGTTGGAGCGTATGCACCCCAGCACACCTGATTATTCAATAGTGTACAATCACCTGGACCTGATGCTGGACCTGCCATGGAAAGAATATACTGAGGACAGTTACGATCTGAAAAAGGCGAAAAAGATCCTGGACAATGACCACTATGGGATGGACAAGATCAAGGAACGTATACTGGAATATTTGGCCGTGCTGAAACTGAAAGGCGACATGAAATCTCCGATCCTGTGTTTCGTTGGCCCTCCGGGTATTGGTAAAACTTCTCTCGGACGTTCCATTGCCAGCGCGATCGGTCGTAAATATGTAAGGCTCAGCCTTGGCGGTCTGCATGACGAAAGTGAGATCAGAGGTCACCGTAAGACTTATATCGGTGCGATGCCGGGCCGTTTATTGCAGTCTATCCGCAAGGTAAAAACCTCCAATCCGGTAATGATCCTGGATGAGATTGACAAGATCGGTAATGACCACCGGGGAGATCCAAGTTCCGCTATGCTGGAAGTGTTGGATCCTGAGCAGAACGGCACATTTTACGACAACTACCTGGAACTGGAATATGACCTGAGTAAGGTGTTGTTCATTGCTACTGCGAATAATATCAATGCAATCAGCCCTGCGCTCCGTGACAGGCTGGAGATTATAGACCTGAGCGGTTATTCCATCGAAGAAAAAGTGGAGATCGCTAAACGTCACCTGGTGCCGAAGCAGAAGGAAGCACATGGCCTTAAGTCATTGAAAATGCGTATCAGCAATGGTACACTGGAGAAGATAGTAGAGAATTACACCCGGGAGAGCGGTGTGCGTGAACTAGACAGACAGCTGGCTTCTATCATGCGTTCCATCGCTAAAGATGTAGCGCTGGAAGAGGAAGTCCCAGATAGCCTGACAGAAGAGCATATCGAAGAGATCCTGGGTAAAGGACGTTATTCCAACGAGATCTATAAAGTAGGTAACCCACCAGGCGTAGCTGTAGGCCTTGCCTGGACATACGTGGGCGGTGACATCCT
The DNA window shown above is from Chitinophaga agri and carries:
- a CDS encoding porin family protein, which produces MKKLFLAIAVLSVTAVSTVNAQTRFLRFGIKGGANLGKLDGQGYKDGFNLGYHLGGFAQVNLSQAFGVQGELIFSSSTVKTTNDFNQVINPENLNDPSNNDKKIKLNYLSIPILANISLGTPRVKLQVGPQFSALVSDKNVIKGAEDAFKGTDVSGVAGLWFQLPIVNISARYVVGFTDVKGINTVTDRGNWKNQAIQLGVGVTL
- the lon gene encoding endopeptidase La; this translates as MNKFYFANSEEEMEFMPIIPLNEETDGLEDENIPDELALLPLRNTVLFPGVVLPITVGRDKSIKAVNDAYKADKLIGVVAQKDSTVEDPNLVDLTNVGTVARIVKLIKMPDGGTTIIIQGRKRFKISEIVAEEPYFKAKIELLQDEIVTDDPEFDAYISSIKDLAGQIIQLSPNLPSEASIILKNIENESFLVHFVSSNLNCDLKDKQQLLEINNLRTRAELLLKLLQVELQLAELKNKITNKTKADLDKQQREYFLQQQLKSIKEELGGDSNDREVKELQRKAESKKWTEAAAELFRKGIEKLERMHPSTPDYSIVYNHLDLMLDLPWKEYTEDSYDLKKAKKILDNDHYGMDKIKERILEYLAVLKLKGDMKSPILCFVGPPGIGKTSLGRSIASAIGRKYVRLSLGGLHDESEIRGHRKTYIGAMPGRLLQSIRKVKTSNPVMILDEIDKIGNDHRGDPSSAMLEVLDPEQNGTFYDNYLELEYDLSKVLFIATANNINAISPALRDRLEIIDLSGYSIEEKVEIAKRHLVPKQKEAHGLKSLKMRISNGTLEKIVENYTRESGVRELDRQLASIMRSIAKDVALEEEVPDSLTEEHIEEILGKGRYSNEIYKVGNPPGVAVGLAWTYVGGDILFIETSLSEGKGELRLTGNLGNVMKESVSTALSYLQAHAAEFKIDPKLFTQRNVHVHVPEGAVPKDGPSAGITMLTALTSAFTGRKVKSYLAMTGEITLRGQVLPVGGIKEKILAAKRAGIKEIILCWQNEKDIKEINPDYIKGLKFHFVKEMNQVIDIALLKK